One genomic window of Gossypium hirsutum isolate 1008001.06 chromosome D11, Gossypium_hirsutum_v2.1, whole genome shotgun sequence includes the following:
- the LOC107912799 gene encoding NAC domain-containing protein 37-like has product MMESMESCVPPGFRFHPTDEELVGYYLRKKVASQKIDLDVIRDIDLYRIEPWDLQERCRIGYEEQSEWYFFSHKDKKYPTGTRTNRATMAGFWKATGRDKAVYDKSKLIGMRKTLVFYKGRAPNGQKTDWIMHEYRLESDENGPPQEEGWVVCRAFKKKTTGQTKSIDVWDSSYDEPSGISSVVDPLDYLSRQPQNLLPPSYLCKQETEAENLNFVHSDQFVQLPQLESPSLPLIKKPTSISLVPENNNNNNNTNHKEEEDHLLKIMCNNNNNEKVTDWRTLDKFVASQLSHEDRYHGEVAVSCFDAADNNTNNSDMALLLLQSSGREEANKLNEFLNSSSDCDIGICIFDK; this is encoded by the exons ATGATGGAGTCAATGGAGTCATGTGTCCCACCTGGATTCCGGTTCCACCCGACGGACGAGGAGCTTGTTGGGTATTATCTGAGGAAGAAGGTCGCATCGCAGAAGATTGATCTCGATGTCATCAGAGACATTGATCTCTATAGGATCGAACCATGGGATCTTCAAG AGAGGTGCCGGATCGGATACGAGGAGCAAAGCGAGTGGTATTTCTTCAGTCACAAGGATAAGAAATATCCAACGGGGACAAGGACTAACAGAGCAACCATGGCTGGTTTTTGGAAAGCAACGGGGCGAGACAAGGCGGTGTACGATAAATCCAAGCTGATCGGAATGAGGAAGACCCTTGTTTTCTACAAAGGAAGAGCTCCTAATGGACAGAAAACCGACTGGATCATGCATGAATACAGGCTTGAATCCGACGAGAATGGACCTCCACAg GAAGAAGGCTGGGTTGTTTGTCGAGCATTTAAGAAGAAAACAACTGGTCAAACCAAGAGCATTGATGTGTGGGATTCAAGCTACGACGAACCAAGTGGCATTAGCTCAGTGGTTGATCCACTCGACTACTTGTCTAGGCAACCCCAGAATCTTTTACCTCCGAGTTACTTGTGTAAGCAAGAGACCGAGGCTGAAAACTTAAACTTTGTCCACTCCGATCAGTTCGTACAGCTTCCTCAGCTAGAGAGCCCATCTCTGCCATTAATAAAAAAGCCGACTTCCATATCTCTGGTGCccgagaataataataataataataataccaatcacaaagaagaagaagatcatCTGCTGAAGATAATgtgcaacaacaacaacaatgagAAAGTGACTGACTGGAGAACCCTCGACAAGTTTGTTGCTTCTCAGTTGAGCCATGAAGATAGATACCATGGTGAAGTAGCAGTTTCATGCTTTGATGCTGCAGATAATAATACTAACAACTCAGACATGGCATTGCTGTTGTTACAGAGTAGTGGTAGAGAAGAAGCGAACAAATTGAACGAGTTCTTGAACTCGAGCTCGGATTGTGATATTGGAATATGCATATTTGATAAATGA